Genomic segment of Candidatus Bathyanammoxibius amoris:
CGCACCGGTATATCTCAAGAAGTCGCGTCTGGAAATATCCATTGTCTACTACCCTCCTAGTATAACTTTATCCACATAGGCCGTTCGCCCATGAGAGACGAACTACCTGAATGTTCTTTCGTTAAAATTTTAGACTGTACCACGTGGAAACCGCCTTTTGTCCGTTCCTGTCCCCTCTCTCGCCATGCCACACCGCAAAGGACATCGGTATTGAAGAGCCTTTCGAGAACTTTATGTCATTCGACCCCGCACAGGCCAGCGTACGCTTGAAGACGACACGCCAGGTACCCTCAAAGTAGATACCCTTGCCCTGTACGTTCTGACCGGCCTCACCCTGTGAGGCAAGGCTTCCGAAGCCGATGGCGTTTATGTCTTCTACCTGAGACGGGCGATGCTCCTGCGAAAAAAGATTGCCCACCGCGCGCCCCGACATAAAGACCTTGTCCTGCAGTTCCTTCGTGTGAAAATAAGTGTCAACATGCATGCCGGGATAGACGTGTCTTATTTCCACATAGTGTCCCTGGTCCTGCTGCCAGTCGGCCTTCCAGTGCCAGATATTAACTGGAATGTCTTCACCGGTCCTCTTCTTTGAATTACCCATACCGATGAAGGGGAACTCACCCGTGGGTGAGAACATCACGGCACAGGCGTCCCTGAAGGTCTCGCTCTTCTGGTTAATCAGGTCCTCCCTGTCGTCGTCCCATTCAAGCAGTATGGCAAGCTCCTTGTCCGTTTTAAGCGCCCTGACCCGCACGTGCATTGGAGATATCTCCGGCTGGAACAGTTCTTTTAAAGGTATCTCGTGCACCGTGGCGTCATTCCAAACCTCGTCGTATGGATTATCGTCCGGGATTTTTTTGCTGGTATGGTCAACCGCCACGCTCAGGTCTGAGGGAAGCTTCACCACCTTCACATCGGGGTCCCTGAGGGAAAGCACGTACTGCACCACCAGCCACCGCTCCTCGTCACTCAACTGGTCACCGGAGAAGGCCGGCATCGGCGTGCCCATCAGGCCGGTGGCGAACCTGGTGTATATGTCTTCCGGGGTGTCGCCACCCTTGAAAACACCCTTGGTAAAATCTCTGACCTTGATCGGACGGTCCCAGTCATCCACCTGCTCATCGGCCGAGGGTCCGTCTCCCACACCGAGCCTGCCGTGACACTTTACACATCCCAGCTTCTCGTTCTCATACATCGCCTTGGCCTTCTTAGCGGTCTCAGGACCA
This window contains:
- a CDS encoding c-type cytochrome, with product MMYLRKVLSVCVVPGLLMLSGLGIPSNSYAGGDKEAGEAVYKKRCLGCHGEKGDGKGRAAVFLYPKPRDLTVGKFALRSTPTGQMPTDDDLLKTVTNGIPGSSMPAFSYIPEDERRNAIAYVKTLAVFYDEEDDETFNLFELRGTPTPINVPSPPSFGPETAKKAKAMYENEKLGCVKCHGRLGVGDGPSADEQVDDWDRPIKVRDFTKGVFKGGDTPEDIYTRFATGLMGTPMPAFSGDQLSDEERWLVVQYVLSLRDPDVKVVKLPSDLSVAVDHTSKKIPDDNPYDEVWNDATVHEIPLKELFQPEISPMHVRVRALKTDKELAILLEWDDDREDLINQKSETFRDACAVMFSPTGEFPFIGMGNSKKRTGEDIPVNIWHWKADWQQDQGHYVEIRHVYPGMHVDTYFHTKELQDKVFMSGRAVGNLFSQEHRPSQVEDINAIGFGSLASQGEAGQNVQGKGIYFEGTWRVVFKRTLACAGSNDIKFSKGSSIPMSFAVWHGERGDRNGQKAVSTWYSLKF